The Actinosynnema mirum DSM 43827 genomic interval GTGCTGCCCATCGACTCGATCGCGCTGCTCGCCGACGCGCGCGGCGGCGCGCTGGACATGGACACCTCCAGCACGCTCGACTGGTCCTCGGTGCGGGACAAGGCGCGGCGCGGGATGCGCAACTCCAACGTCATGGCGATCGCGCCCACCGCGACGATCTCCAACATCTGCGGCGTCGGGCAGTCCATCGAACCGCTGTACCGCAACCTGTTCGTCAAGGCGAACATGTCCGGCGACTTCACCGTGCTCAACCGGCACCTGGTGGCCGACCTCAAGGCGCGCGGGCTGTGGGACGCGGCGATGGTGTCGGACCTGAAGTACTTCGACGGCGCGCTCACCGCGGTCGACCGGGTGCCCGCCGAGCTGAAGGCGTTGTACGCCACCGCGTTCGAGCTGTCCTCGGACTGGCTGGTCGAGGCGGCGTCGCGGCGGCAGAAGTGGATCGACCAGGCGCAGTCGCTGAACCTGTACCTGGCCGCGCCCAGCGGTCGGGCGCTGGACGAGCTGTACCGGCTGGCCTGGCGCAAGGGGCTCAAGACGACGTACTACCTGCGCTCGGCGAGCGCGACGCACGTGGAGAAGTCCACGCTGCGCGGCACGGACGGCAAGCTCACCGGCGTCACCCTGCCGCCCGCCGCCGCTCCTGCCGCACGCCCCGCGGCGTCGTCCCCGTCGCCCGCGCCCGTTCCCGAGCTGGTGCTGCCCGCCGAGGGCGCGGCCTGCTCCATCACCGACCCCGACTGCGAGGCCTGCCAGTGACCACCACCCCCGACGCCGCCGACACCACGGGCCTCGGCGAGATCGAGCGCGGCGCGGGCCGCGTGCACGTCGACGACAAGGCGATGATCAACGCCCGCGCCGACGTGAACCAGCTCCTGCCGCTGAAGTACCACTGGGCGTGGGAGAAGTACCTCGCGGGCTGCGCGAACCACTGGATGCCCACCGAGGTGTCCATGCAGGCCGACATCGCCCTGTGGCGCTCCCCGAACGGCCTGACCGCCGACGAGCGGCACGCGATCAAGCGCAACCTCGGCTTCTTCGCGACCTCGGAGTCGTTGGTGGCCAACAACGTCGTGCTCGCGGTGTACCGCAACATCACCAACCCCGAGTGCCGCCAGTACCTGCTGCGCCAGGCGTTCGAGGAGGCGGTGCACACCCACACCTTCGAGTACATCTGCTCCTCGCTCGGCCTGGACGAGGGCGAGCTGTTCAACATGTACCGCGAGGTGCCGTCGATCACCGACAAGGCGGCGTGGGCGCTGAAGTACACGAAGTCGTTGGAGGACCCGGAGTTCCGCACCGGCACGCCCGAGGCGGACCAGGCGTTCCTGCGCGACCTGGTGGCGTTCTACGTGGTGTTCGAGGGCATGTGGTTCTACACCGGGTTCGCGCAGATCCTGTCCCTGGGGCGGCGCAACAAGATGGTGGGGATCGCCGAGCAGTACCAGTACATCCTGCGCGACGAGTCGATCCACCTGAACTTCGGGATCGACGCGATCAACCAGATCAAGATCGAGAACCCGCACCTGTGGGGCGAGGCGTTCCAGGCCGAGGTGCGCACGATGCTCGCCGAGGCGTGCGAGCTGGAGATCGCCTACGGCCGCGACACGATGCCGAACGGGCTGCTCGGGCTCAACGCCGAGCTGTGCGAGCAGTACATGCGGTTCATCACCAACCGCAGGTGCGCGCAGCTGGGGTTGGAGCCGGTGTTCGCGGCGACCGAGAACCCGTTCCCGTGGATGTCGGAGGCGGTGGACCTGAAGAAGGAGAAGAACTTCTTCGAGACCAGGGTCACCGAGTACGCCTCCGGCGGCACGCTCGACTGGGACTGAGCTGCGCCGAGCCGGACCTGCGCCGCGCCGGACCCCGGCCGGGTCGAGCCGGTCTGGTCCGGTGGCGTGATCCGGGCGGGGCCGTCGCCTTCGGGTGGCGGCCCCGTCGCGTCCCGCGGGGCGGACCGGGGGAGTGGCCTGCCCGCGTTGCTGCCAATAATGTGCAACAGCCAATCAAGTGCAACTGGAGGGAGGGGCGCCGTGGCGACCACCCGCGCCACCCGTGCCACCCGCGCGACCCGGCTCCGCTCGGGAACCGCCCTGCTCGGGCCCGCGTTCGTCGCGGCCATCGCCTACGTCGACCCCGGCAACGTCGCCACGAACACCGCCGCCGGGGCCCGGTACGGGTTCCTGCTGGTCTGGGTGCTGGTGGCCGCGAACGTCATGGCCGGACTGGTCCAGACCCTCTCCGCCAAGCTCGGCCTGGTCACCGGCCGCTCGCTGCCCGAGGCGGTGCGCGACGGCCTGTCCAGGCCCGCGCGGTTGGCCTACTGGGCGCAGGCCGAGGGCGTGGCCGTGGCCACCGACCTGGCCGAGGTGGTCGGCGGCGCGATCGCCCTGAACCTGCTGTTCGACCTCCCGCTGCTGCTCGGCGGGGTGATCACCGGCGTGGTGTCGACGGTCCTGCTGGTGCTGCGCGACCGCAGCGGGCAGCGCGCGTTCGAGCGGGTGATCACCGGGATGCTGCTGGTCATCGCCATCGGCTTCGCCGCGGGCCTCCTGCTCTCCCCGCCGCCCGCCGAGGCGCTGGGCGGGCTGGCGCCGCGCTTCGACGGGGTGGACAGCGTGGTGCTGGCGGCCGGGATGCTCGGCGCCACGGTCATGCCGCACGCGGTGTACGTGCACTCGGCGCTCGCCCGCGACCGGCACGGCCAGGCCACCGGCGACGCCCTGCGGCGCCTGCTGGCGGCCACGCGGGTGGACGTGGTGCTGGCGATGGTCGTGGCGGGCGCGGTGAACCTGGCCCTGCTCCTGCTCGCGGCCACCGCGCTGCGCGACGTGCCCGGCCTGGACGGCCTGGACCAGGTGCACGCGGCCATCGGCGACGCGCTCGGGGGCGGGGTGGCGCTGCTGTTCGCGGTGGGCCTGCTGGCCTCGGGCCTGGCGTCGACGGCGGTCGGGTCGTACTCGGGGGCGGTGGTGCTGGAGGGCCTGCTCGACGTGCGCGTCTCGCTGCTGACCAGGCGCCTGGTGACGCTGGCGCCCGCGCTGCTCGTGCTCGCGGTGGGCGCGGACCCGACGCGGGCGCTGGTGTGGTCGCAGGTGGTGCTCTCGTTCGGCATCCCGTTCGCGCTGGTGCCGCTGGTGCGGCTGACCTCGTCGCGGGCGGTGATGGGGGAGCACGTGAACGGGCGCGGCACGGTGGTCGCCGCGTGGGGCGCGGCGGGGGCGGTGATCGCGCTGAACGCGGTGCTGCTGGTGCTGCTGGCGATCGGTTGACCGCGAGGGCCGGCGCCTGGGCGGGCGGCCCCGTCCAGGCGCCGCCCGGCGTCAGTTCGACCGCGCGGCCCGCCTCGCCCGCCTGTCCAGGAGCGACAGCACGCGCGGGCCGTCGCGGTGGTCCGCGCTTCCGCCGTCCGACGGGGCGAGGTCGGCCCACGGCTGCTCGGGCGTCCGTGACGTGATGGTGTGGAACAGGTCGACCGGCACCCGGCACTGCGCGACCAGGCTCCCCTCGTCGATCCCCTCCTGCGCGAGCAGCTCCACGGCGCGCGGCAGCAGCGACGGCTGCTCGATGGCGTCGACCAGACCGGGCTCGTTCCGCCGCCACCCCCTGGTGGAGATGGTCGTCATGGCGTTGCGGTAGGACACGTCGCCGAGCTTGCCGAGCCAGCGGGCCCGGTAGAGCAGGGCCTGCATGTTCACCCCCCACTGCTCCTTCGTCCTGGCCAGCGACCGCCAGACGTCGCCGCCCATCGTGGCCGGGAGCAGGTCCAGCACCTGGTCGGCGGGCGTCAGCAGCTCGGCGGCGAAGCGGTGCGCCTGCTCCTCGACGATCCGGCCCCCCGGTTCGGCGTCGCCGTGCATGACGAGGTGCCCCAGCTCGTGCGCCACGTCGAAGCGCTGGCGGTAGTAGTCGCGCTTGATCGGGTTCAGGACCACGACCGGGCGCAGCCGGGTGTCGAAGGAGTAGGCGTCCACGGACGCCGTCTGCTCGGGGCTGAAGACCACCAGCACCCCCCGGTTCTCCAGCAACCGGATCAGGTGCCCCACGGGACCGTCCGCGACGCCCCAGTGCCGCCTGACGAGCCGCGCCGCGCGCTCGGGGCCGTCGCCGTCCCGGTCGTCGACCGCCACGGGCAGGCTCGGCACGTCGGGTTCGGGGAACTCGACGTGCCGCTCCAAGCCCGCCGCGATGTCCACCGCCAGCCGCCCGTAGGCGTAGGCCTGGTCGCGGGTGAGCTGGCTGGTCGAGCGCAACGAGCGGAAGTGCGGCGCGCTGCCGAGCGCGGTCACGTCGTCCGGGCGCACCGCGAAGAACCCCGGCTCGACCGACAGGCCCAGCGCCAGCTGGGCCACGGTCGCCGCGGTGGGCCGCTTCGCGCCGGACTCCCAGGCCGCCACGGCGGTCGGGCTCTTCTCCACTTTGTTGGCCAGGTCGCTCTTGCGCAGCCCCGCGAGGTGACGGGCCAGGGTCAGGCGGGTTCCGTCGAAGAGCGCGGCGGCGTCCGCCGCCCGGTCGGTCGTCGGTGTACGAGAACTCACCTCTCACCACTAGCACGATCACCGCGGCGCTCTTCACCCCGGTGCCGCAAGCGGACCCGCGCGTCCGGGACCTGGTTCGGCCCCTGGGGAGGCGGTGCGCCGACCACCCGTCGTCCGCCGCCCGAGGGCGGCAGGCTCAGCAGGTCCTGCGACCAGTGCCACGCCCGGCCGCCGCCGGAGTTCAGCCTGGGGCGGCCCAGCACCAGTTCGAACTCCCCGCTGACCTGGTCGAGGCTGTGCGCGACGACGAACGTGGTCAGGTCCGCCTCGTCGGCAACGTGCAGGACCGACTGCAGGCCGCCGATCTCCTCGTCGGCGAAGTCGTCGAAGAGCGAGGGCTGCGACGGCTCGGGGTTGTGCTGGCGCGCCACCCGCTGCTTCGTCGGGCTCTTCCGGGGCCAGGGCATCCGGTCGAGCCCGCCGAACGGGCCTGAGGCCAGCAGGAACCGGTGCTCGTCGAGGGCCCAACCGGGGCTGTGGTTGAGGTTGGAGCGGCGGACCAGGTCGGACGGCAGGTGCGGCATGGTGCGGACGTCCCGGTAGGACAGTTCGGCGTGCAGCAGGTCGAGGTGGGCGTTGTCGTCGCCGGAGGGGACGGCGTAGCGCTCGCAGGCGAACACCCGGTCGAGCCGGTCGCGGAAGTAGGTGAACCTGGTGTTGCCGAGCCAGGCCGCGTCGAGGCCGTCCGCCTCGGAGTAGCCGCTCAGCGCTCGTTCGGTGGCGGACAGGTAAGCCCAGCGCACGGCAGCCAGAACGCCGGTCTCGCGCAATCGCGCGATGACCTCCTGCTGTTCTTTCATGGCGCTGAAGCTACACCATGACCAGTAATCGATGCGCTGAAATGAACCACTGCGATGTGCTCGGGTCGACTTTCGTCTCCACCCACCCAGGTGACCCCCACCGTCCACACCGGACCAATCACCGGAAAGTGTCCGTTCACCGATCCCCTCCGGCGGGGAATTCTGATTCGGGACATCAGGTGGTGAAAGGACCAGTGGCATGGCGACCTTCCTGCACCGGCTCGGCTTGGCCTCGTACCGGAACCGGGGGGCGGTGGTGTTC includes:
- a CDS encoding Nramp family divalent metal transporter: MATTRATRATRATRLRSGTALLGPAFVAAIAYVDPGNVATNTAAGARYGFLLVWVLVAANVMAGLVQTLSAKLGLVTGRSLPEAVRDGLSRPARLAYWAQAEGVAVATDLAEVVGGAIALNLLFDLPLLLGGVITGVVSTVLLVLRDRSGQRAFERVITGMLLVIAIGFAAGLLLSPPPAEALGGLAPRFDGVDSVVLAAGMLGATVMPHAVYVHSALARDRHGQATGDALRRLLAATRVDVVLAMVVAGAVNLALLLLAATALRDVPGLDGLDQVHAAIGDALGGGVALLFAVGLLASGLASTAVGSYSGAVVLEGLLDVRVSLLTRRLVTLAPALLVLAVGADPTRALVWSQVVLSFGIPFALVPLVRLTSSRAVMGEHVNGRGTVVAAWGAAGAVIALNAVLLVLLAIG
- a CDS encoding helix-turn-helix domain-containing protein, with product MSSRTPTTDRAADAAALFDGTRLTLARHLAGLRKSDLANKVEKSPTAVAAWESGAKRPTAATVAQLALGLSVEPGFFAVRPDDVTALGSAPHFRSLRSTSQLTRDQAYAYGRLAVDIAAGLERHVEFPEPDVPSLPVAVDDRDGDGPERAARLVRRHWGVADGPVGHLIRLLENRGVLVVFSPEQTASVDAYSFDTRLRPVVVLNPIKRDYYRQRFDVAHELGHLVMHGDAEPGGRIVEEQAHRFAAELLTPADQVLDLLPATMGGDVWRSLARTKEQWGVNMQALLYRARWLGKLGDVSYRNAMTTISTRGWRRNEPGLVDAIEQPSLLPRAVELLAQEGIDEGSLVAQCRVPVDLFHTITSRTPEQPWADLAPSDGGSADHRDGPRVLSLLDRRARRAARSN
- a CDS encoding ribonucleotide-diphosphate reductase subunit beta; the encoded protein is MTTTPDAADTTGLGEIERGAGRVHVDDKAMINARADVNQLLPLKYHWAWEKYLAGCANHWMPTEVSMQADIALWRSPNGLTADERHAIKRNLGFFATSESLVANNVVLAVYRNITNPECRQYLLRQAFEEAVHTHTFEYICSSLGLDEGELFNMYREVPSITDKAAWALKYTKSLEDPEFRTGTPEADQAFLRDLVAFYVVFEGMWFYTGFAQILSLGRRNKMVGIAEQYQYILRDESIHLNFGIDAINQIKIENPHLWGEAFQAEVRTMLAEACELEIAYGRDTMPNGLLGLNAELCEQYMRFITNRRCAQLGLEPVFAATENPFPWMSEAVDLKKEKNFFETRVTEYASGGTLDWD